One Tomitella gaofuii DNA segment encodes these proteins:
- a CDS encoding universal stress protein encodes MSTEPADLIVIAYDGTENARRAIRYAGRFLAAERAILVTVWEPMVRQAARMSGLSGMMQPDWLPDDDTEDIAHVEAREVAEEGLQLAAEAGLTAEARCIESGTTVWTTIVEIADELDADVIVTGTRGTTGLRSLIHSSTADQVLRHSHRPVMIVPPGK; translated from the coding sequence ATGTCCACCGAACCGGCCGATCTCATCGTAATCGCGTACGACGGCACCGAGAACGCCCGGCGCGCCATCCGGTACGCGGGCCGGTTCCTCGCCGCCGAACGCGCGATCCTGGTGACGGTGTGGGAGCCGATGGTGCGGCAGGCGGCGCGGATGTCGGGGCTGTCCGGGATGATGCAGCCGGACTGGCTGCCCGACGACGACACCGAGGACATCGCGCACGTCGAGGCGCGGGAGGTGGCCGAGGAGGGGCTGCAATTGGCCGCCGAGGCCGGCCTCACAGCGGAGGCCCGGTGCATCGAATCCGGCACCACCGTGTGGACCACCATCGTGGAGATCGCCGACGAGCTCGACGCGGACGTCATCGTCACCGGCACCCGCGGCACCACTGGCCTGCGCTCGCTCATCCACTCCAGCACGGCCGACCAGGTGCTGCGCCACAGCCACCGGCCGGTGATGATCGTCCCCCCGGGCAAGTGA
- a CDS encoding glycoside hydrolase family 3 N-terminal domain-containing protein — MVFGDRRGGVRRSGIAALVAVFAVTAAACGSGGAGDGAAVSAATGTSQTGPSAQPQSATTAAGGAATPAAGAPYACDGSDLLASLSTRQKLAQMLVVGVTGTQDALDVVTSEQVGGVFVGSWTDPSMLTGGGVAAVHDADIAAPPPMITIDEEGGRVSRVADLIGPAPSAREVARTMSVDEAYRMALERGRKLRALGITVDFAPDADVSAQPDDAVIGDRSYSDDPQTVAVYAGAVARGLRDAGVHPVIKHFPGHGSSSGDSHNGAVSVPPLAQLQNSDLEPFRQLIAEQPDVGVMVGHLDVPGLTDGVPASLSPAAMALLRDGTGYGAPPFDGVIFTDDLSGMGAISDTYSVPDAVAAALGAGADVALWLTTDQVPAVLDRLEQEVDSGALPIDRVDDSVVRIAKMKGILACG; from the coding sequence ATGGTGTTCGGTGACAGGCGCGGGGGAGTGCGGCGATCTGGCATCGCCGCGCTCGTCGCGGTGTTCGCGGTGACCGCGGCGGCCTGCGGCTCCGGTGGTGCGGGCGACGGGGCCGCCGTCTCTGCGGCGACCGGCACGTCGCAGACCGGCCCGTCCGCGCAGCCGCAGAGCGCCACCACCGCCGCCGGGGGCGCCGCGACGCCGGCCGCCGGCGCCCCGTACGCGTGCGACGGTTCCGACCTTCTCGCCTCGCTGAGCACCCGGCAGAAGCTGGCGCAGATGCTGGTGGTGGGCGTCACCGGCACGCAGGACGCGCTCGACGTCGTCACCTCCGAGCAGGTGGGCGGCGTGTTCGTGGGCAGCTGGACCGACCCGTCGATGCTCACCGGCGGGGGCGTCGCCGCCGTGCACGACGCGGACATCGCCGCGCCGCCGCCGATGATCACGATCGACGAGGAGGGCGGACGCGTCTCGCGGGTCGCCGACCTCATCGGGCCCGCGCCCTCGGCGCGCGAGGTGGCGCGCACGATGAGCGTCGACGAAGCGTACCGGATGGCGCTCGAGCGGGGCAGGAAGCTGCGCGCGCTCGGCATCACCGTCGACTTCGCGCCCGACGCGGACGTCAGCGCCCAGCCTGACGACGCCGTCATCGGCGACCGCTCCTACAGCGACGACCCGCAGACCGTCGCCGTCTACGCGGGCGCGGTGGCGCGCGGGCTGCGCGACGCCGGGGTGCACCCGGTGATCAAGCACTTCCCCGGGCACGGGTCGTCCAGCGGCGACTCGCACAACGGCGCCGTGTCGGTGCCCCCGCTGGCGCAGCTTCAGAACAGTGACCTGGAGCCGTTCCGGCAGCTCATCGCCGAGCAGCCCGACGTGGGCGTCATGGTGGGACACCTGGACGTGCCCGGGCTCACCGACGGCGTCCCCGCCAGCCTCAGCCCCGCGGCGATGGCGCTGCTGCGCGACGGCACCGGATACGGTGCGCCGCCGTTCGACGGGGTGATCTTCACCGACGACCTGTCCGGTATGGGCGCCATCAGCGACACGTACTCGGTGCCGGACGCCGTGGCCGCCGCGCTGGGGGCCGGCGCCGACGTCGCCCTGTGGCTCACCACGGACCAGGTGCCCGCGGTGCTCGACAGGCTGGAGCAGGAGGTGGATTCGGGCGCGCTGCCGATCGACCGCGTGGACGACTCGGTGGTGCGCATTGCGAAGATGAAGGGGATTCTCGCGTGCGGGTGA
- a CDS encoding MaoC family dehydratase, with protein sequence MLASYGKAALGMLPLPGGGHGALPQRTYELAGYRVDPDHLAAYARVCGLRLTDTLPLTYGFVLTFPSVMKLMTARDFPLPAVGMVHVGNRIEQLRPVSVSEPLDLRVHAEGLGPHRKGTQVQLVSEISAGGAPAWRQTSTFLKVGGGSGAGSGGDSSRRPAQHDAEPEAPGTPTTTLHADQKTISRYAAVSGDRNPIHVSSLGAKAFGFPRTIAHGMWSAAAALGALEGRIPEHAVYDVRFGKPMVLPARAAEYVQRTGEGWELALRHPKKQYPFLTAPLGEG encoded by the coding sequence ATGCTGGCCTCGTACGGCAAGGCGGCGCTGGGCATGCTGCCGTTGCCCGGCGGCGGGCACGGCGCGCTGCCCCAGCGCACCTACGAGCTGGCCGGCTACCGCGTGGACCCCGACCACCTGGCCGCCTACGCGCGGGTGTGCGGACTGCGGCTGACCGACACCCTGCCGCTCACCTACGGGTTCGTGCTCACGTTCCCCTCGGTGATGAAGCTGATGACGGCGCGGGACTTCCCGCTGCCGGCGGTCGGCATGGTGCATGTGGGCAACAGAATCGAGCAGCTGCGCCCGGTGTCGGTGTCCGAGCCGCTGGACCTGCGCGTCCACGCCGAGGGACTGGGCCCGCACCGCAAGGGCACCCAGGTGCAGCTGGTCAGCGAGATTAGCGCGGGCGGCGCCCCGGCGTGGCGGCAGACCAGCACGTTCCTCAAGGTCGGCGGCGGCTCCGGCGCAGGGTCCGGCGGCGACTCGTCCCGGCGCCCCGCGCAGCATGACGCCGAGCCGGAGGCCCCGGGCACGCCCACCACCACGCTGCACGCGGACCAGAAGACCATCAGCCGCTACGCCGCCGTGTCCGGCGACCGCAACCCCATCCACGTCTCGTCGCTGGGAGCCAAGGCCTTCGGGTTCCCGCGCACCATCGCGCACGGCATGTGGAGCGCGGCCGCGGCCCTCGGCGCGCTGGAGGGCCGCATTCCGGAGCACGCGGTGTACGACGTGCGCTTCGGCAAGCCGATGGTGTTGCCGGCCCGGGCCGCGGAGTACGTGCAGCGGACCGGTGAGGGCTGGGAGCTGGCGCTGCGTCACCCGAAGAAGCAGTACCCGTTCCTCACCGCCCCCCTCGGCGAAGGCTGA
- a CDS encoding DUF2613 domain-containing protein yields MKFTVPAVVSAVIGVAVALAVVIPVTSAIEGTSRPDTAASANPSDAQVQYGTR; encoded by the coding sequence ATGAAGTTCACTGTGCCCGCAGTCGTCAGCGCGGTCATCGGCGTGGCGGTCGCTCTCGCGGTGGTCATCCCCGTGACCTCGGCCATCGAGGGCACTTCGCGTCCCGACACCGCCGCATCGGCCAACCCGTCGGACGCCCAGGTCCAGTACGGCACCCGCTGA
- a CDS encoding AurF N-oxygenase family protein — protein sequence MTITADSRTDAAAEHALLEHAAGDAVAAQDAAYDERLRLLSEGSVNKNFQPYRDIDWDSPEFAVVPGDERWILQRETDPIGSHPWYLAQPKEKQIAIGMWRQANVAKVGLQFENILIRGMVQYVFVQPNGSAEARYCTHECIEECNHTLMFQEMVNRIGMDVPGMNRLLRGVGQLLPLAGSALPLIFFMGVLAGEEPIDHLQKRILREDGDIHPVMKSVMSIHVAEEARHISFAHEFIERRAPRLSRARRFAASLAMPVIMRILCDAIVVPPKEFWDTFDVPKSVRKELFWDSDAARAELSGYFGDVRMLARNAGLMNPASKLLWKACRIDGRASRFRSEPHR from the coding sequence ATGACCATCACGGCAGATTCGCGCACCGACGCCGCGGCCGAGCACGCACTTCTCGAGCACGCCGCCGGCGATGCGGTGGCCGCCCAGGACGCCGCCTACGATGAGCGCCTGCGTCTGCTCTCGGAGGGATCGGTCAACAAGAACTTCCAGCCGTATCGGGACATCGACTGGGATTCGCCGGAGTTCGCCGTCGTCCCGGGCGACGAGCGCTGGATCCTGCAGCGCGAGACGGACCCGATCGGCAGCCACCCGTGGTACCTGGCGCAGCCGAAGGAGAAGCAGATCGCCATCGGCATGTGGCGGCAGGCGAACGTGGCCAAGGTGGGCCTGCAGTTCGAGAACATCCTCATCCGCGGCATGGTCCAGTACGTTTTCGTGCAGCCCAACGGCTCGGCGGAGGCGCGGTACTGCACCCACGAATGCATCGAGGAGTGCAATCACACGCTGATGTTCCAGGAGATGGTCAACCGCATCGGGATGGACGTCCCGGGCATGAACCGACTGCTCCGCGGCGTCGGCCAGCTGCTGCCGCTGGCGGGCTCGGCGCTGCCGCTGATCTTCTTCATGGGCGTGCTCGCCGGCGAGGAGCCCATCGACCACCTGCAGAAGCGGATCCTGCGCGAGGACGGCGACATCCACCCGGTGATGAAGTCCGTGATGTCGATCCACGTGGCCGAGGAGGCCCGGCACATCTCCTTCGCGCACGAGTTCATCGAGCGCCGCGCGCCGCGCCTGTCCCGCGCCCGCAGGTTCGCCGCGTCGCTGGCCATGCCGGTGATCATGCGGATCCTGTGCGATGCGATCGTGGTGCCGCCCAAGGAGTTCTGGGATACCTTCGACGTGCCGAAGTCGGTGCGCAAGGAGCTGTTCTGGGACAGCGATGCGGCGCGCGCCGAGTTGTCCGGCTACTTCGGCGATGTGCGCATGCTCGCCCGCAACGCGGGTCTGATGAACCCGGCGTCGAAGCTGCTGTGGAAGGCCTGCCGGATCGATGGCCGCGCTTCCCGTTTCCGCAGCGAGCCGCACCGCTGA
- a CDS encoding 3-oxoacyl-ACP reductase, giving the protein MANTDLYSTLVNSGPGSFLADKVGLPQPEALRRYQKGKPALPGPVKIGGAGRLADPLRALLGDYDLAQDAQKYGALVFDATGITSVTELSQLFEFFQPEMRRLLPCARVVVVGTTPELTSGDEHIAQRALEGFTRSVAKELRRGATCQLVYTSPQAKAAHSGLESTLRFLLSGKSAYVDGQVIRVNDTDAAAPADWDAPLAGTVAVVTGAARGIGATIAEVLARDGAHVICADIPAAGEGLSTTANKVGGTALAVDVTADDAADTIAEAVTKQGGKLDILVNNAGITRDKLLANMDAARWNAVLNVNLLAPQKLTEKLVDLGVLGTGGRVVDVSSIAGIAGNRGQTNYGTSKAGVIGLVDTHSDAYAGQGITINAVAPGFIETDMTAAIPFATREVGRRMNAMQQGGQTVDVAEAVAYFASPASAAVTGNVVRVCGQSLLGA; this is encoded by the coding sequence GTGGCAAACACTGACCTGTACTCCACTCTGGTGAACTCCGGTCCCGGATCATTCCTGGCGGACAAGGTGGGGCTCCCGCAGCCGGAGGCCCTCCGCCGCTACCAGAAGGGTAAGCCCGCGCTGCCCGGGCCGGTGAAGATCGGCGGGGCCGGGCGCCTCGCGGACCCGCTGCGCGCGCTGCTCGGCGACTACGACCTGGCGCAGGACGCGCAGAAGTACGGCGCCCTCGTCTTCGACGCCACGGGTATCACTTCCGTCACCGAGCTGTCCCAGCTGTTCGAGTTCTTCCAGCCGGAGATGCGTCGCCTGCTGCCGTGCGCCCGCGTCGTCGTCGTCGGCACCACGCCGGAGCTCACCTCGGGTGACGAGCACATCGCGCAGCGCGCCCTCGAGGGCTTCACCCGGTCGGTGGCCAAGGAGCTGCGCCGCGGCGCCACCTGCCAGCTCGTCTACACCTCCCCCCAGGCCAAGGCCGCGCACTCCGGGCTCGAGTCCACCCTGCGCTTCCTGCTGTCCGGCAAGTCCGCGTACGTCGACGGCCAGGTCATCCGCGTCAACGACACCGACGCCGCCGCCCCGGCCGACTGGGACGCTCCCCTGGCGGGCACCGTCGCCGTGGTCACCGGCGCGGCGCGCGGCATCGGGGCCACCATCGCCGAGGTGCTCGCGCGCGACGGCGCACACGTGATCTGCGCGGACATCCCCGCCGCGGGCGAGGGCCTGTCCACGACCGCCAACAAGGTCGGCGGCACGGCCCTCGCGGTCGACGTCACCGCGGACGACGCCGCCGACACGATCGCCGAGGCCGTCACGAAGCAGGGCGGAAAGCTCGACATCCTCGTCAACAATGCCGGGATCACCCGCGACAAGCTGCTGGCCAACATGGACGCCGCCCGCTGGAACGCGGTGCTGAACGTCAACCTGCTCGCCCCGCAGAAGCTCACCGAGAAGCTCGTGGACCTCGGCGTGCTGGGCACCGGCGGCCGCGTCGTGGACGTCTCGTCCATCGCGGGCATCGCGGGCAACCGCGGCCAGACCAACTACGGCACCTCCAAGGCCGGCGTCATCGGCCTGGTCGACACGCACTCCGACGCATACGCCGGGCAGGGCATCACCATCAACGCCGTGGCCCCCGGCTTCATCGAAACCGACATGACCGCGGCCATCCCGTTCGCCACCCGCGAGGTGGGCCGCCGGATGAACGCCATGCAGCAGGGCGGGCAGACCGTCGACGTCGCCGAGGCCGTCGCCTACTTCGCCAGCCCCGCCTCCGCCGCGGTGACCGGCAACGTGGTGCGCGTGTGCGGCCAGAGCCTGCTGGGGGCGTGA
- a CDS encoding TetR/AcrR family transcriptional regulator: MGTRAKRLPRAVREQQMLDSAIAVLAEHGYYGTSMDAIAKDAQISKPMLYLYYGSKEELFEACLDRESKRFIAAIAERAEPAEGPRETLEFTLRAVLEFVGEHRNAWRVMVREAASSGTFADEINANRAKLVELTAGLLKAGTTEEHDDAEFELMAVALVGAGEAVANRLVESDIDVENAIAIVTGLAWRGLAGRKKE; this comes from the coding sequence ATGGGCACGCGAGCGAAACGACTGCCGCGGGCCGTGCGTGAGCAGCAGATGCTGGACTCGGCCATCGCGGTGCTGGCGGAGCACGGCTACTACGGCACGTCCATGGACGCGATCGCCAAGGACGCGCAGATCTCCAAGCCGATGCTGTACCTGTACTACGGCTCCAAGGAGGAGCTGTTCGAAGCGTGCCTGGACCGCGAGAGCAAGCGGTTCATCGCCGCCATCGCCGAGCGGGCCGAGCCCGCGGAGGGCCCGCGCGAGACGCTCGAGTTCACGCTGCGCGCGGTGCTGGAGTTCGTCGGCGAGCACCGCAACGCCTGGCGGGTGATGGTGCGCGAGGCGGCGTCGTCGGGGACCTTCGCCGACGAGATCAACGCGAACCGCGCCAAGCTGGTGGAGCTGACGGCGGGCCTGCTCAAGGCCGGTACCACCGAGGAGCACGACGACGCCGAGTTCGAGCTCATGGCCGTGGCCCTCGTCGGCGCGGGCGAGGCGGTGGCCAACCGCCTGGTCGAGTCGGACATCGACGTGGAGAATGCGATCGCGATCGTCACCGGGCTGGCATGGCGCGGCCTGGCGGGCAGGAAGAAGGAGTAG
- a CDS encoding FAD-dependent oxidoreductase, translating into MPHVITQPCCSDASCVYACPVNCIHPTPDEPDFLTAEMLHIDPQACVDCGACVSACPVDAIVPESKLGDDERMFTQINADFYREQRERPVLAPVMPAASAVQRGDGPLRVAIVGSGPSAMYAADELLTQPGVQVDVFDRLPVPHGLVRRGVAPDHQNTKRVTGLFDAISAQDGFRYYLGVSVGEDVTHDELLQSHHAVIYAVGASSDRRLGVPGEDLPGVASATDFVAWYNGDPDHADDAYDLSGRRAVIIGNGNVALDVARILTADPDALAATDISDAALEALRGSGIEEVVIVGRRGAGQSAFTVPEFAGLIRTPGVDVAVGPAEPDGHDDRALDAATRSGLDDDTLSHAVRHKLALLDNLGLAAAGARRRISMRYLLSPDRILAGDGGRVCGIEFARNRFRDDTDRVEPTGESTTLAAGLVLTSIGYRGTPVPGVPFDDATGTIPNDEGRVLTSPPGDVPAGGTAGAGPGARPDAVPGTYVTGWAKRGPSGFIGTNKSCARETVGRLVDDYNAGRLPRPRMDAARFDAVVRSRRPDVIDRDGWQAIDAAERTRGAGEGRVRSKIVDPAEASAVASLSAAVPGREGRRHGLGRAGFRRLLRR; encoded by the coding sequence GTGCCTCATGTGATCACGCAGCCCTGTTGCAGCGACGCGTCGTGCGTGTACGCCTGCCCGGTCAACTGCATCCACCCGACTCCCGACGAGCCGGACTTCCTCACAGCGGAGATGCTGCACATCGACCCGCAGGCGTGCGTCGACTGCGGGGCCTGCGTCAGCGCCTGCCCCGTGGACGCGATCGTTCCGGAGTCGAAGCTGGGCGACGACGAGCGGATGTTCACGCAGATCAACGCCGACTTCTACCGGGAGCAGCGGGAGCGGCCGGTGCTGGCGCCGGTGATGCCCGCCGCGTCGGCAGTGCAGCGGGGCGACGGCCCGCTGCGGGTGGCGATCGTCGGCTCCGGCCCGTCGGCGATGTACGCGGCCGACGAGCTGCTCACCCAGCCGGGCGTCCAGGTGGACGTGTTCGACCGGCTGCCGGTGCCGCACGGCCTGGTGCGCCGCGGCGTCGCCCCCGACCACCAGAACACCAAGCGGGTGACGGGCCTGTTCGACGCGATCTCCGCGCAGGACGGGTTCCGCTACTACCTGGGGGTGTCGGTCGGCGAGGACGTGACCCACGACGAGCTGCTGCAGTCGCACCACGCGGTGATCTACGCGGTGGGGGCGTCGTCGGATCGACGGTTGGGCGTGCCGGGAGAGGACCTGCCCGGCGTCGCATCCGCCACCGACTTCGTCGCCTGGTACAACGGCGACCCCGATCACGCCGACGACGCCTACGACCTCAGCGGGCGACGCGCGGTCATCATCGGCAACGGCAACGTGGCCCTCGACGTGGCACGCATCCTCACCGCGGACCCCGACGCGCTCGCGGCCACCGACATCTCGGATGCAGCGCTGGAGGCCTTGCGCGGCAGCGGGATCGAAGAGGTCGTGATCGTGGGCCGACGCGGTGCGGGACAGTCGGCGTTCACCGTGCCGGAGTTCGCCGGCCTCATCCGCACGCCGGGCGTCGACGTGGCCGTGGGCCCGGCCGAGCCCGACGGCCACGACGACCGTGCGCTCGACGCCGCCACCAGGTCCGGGTTGGACGACGACACGCTGTCGCACGCGGTACGGCACAAACTGGCACTGCTGGACAATCTGGGGTTGGCGGCGGCCGGTGCGCGCCGGCGCATCTCGATGCGGTATCTGCTCTCGCCGGACCGCATCCTCGCGGGCGACGGCGGGCGCGTCTGTGGAATCGAGTTCGCGCGCAACAGATTCCGGGACGACACCGACCGCGTGGAGCCGACAGGCGAGTCGACCACGTTGGCGGCGGGGCTGGTGCTGACGTCCATCGGCTACCGCGGCACTCCGGTGCCCGGCGTGCCGTTCGACGACGCCACCGGGACGATCCCCAACGACGAGGGGCGGGTGCTCACCTCCCCGCCGGGCGACGTGCCCGCCGGCGGCACCGCGGGCGCCGGCCCCGGCGCGCGGCCGGACGCGGTTCCCGGCACCTACGTGACGGGGTGGGCGAAGCGCGGGCCCAGCGGGTTCATCGGCACCAACAAGTCGTGCGCCCGTGAAACCGTGGGGCGCCTCGTGGACGACTACAACGCCGGGCGGTTGCCCCGGCCGCGGATGGACGCGGCGCGGTTCGACGCCGTGGTGCGCAGCCGCCGACCCGACGTCATCGACCGCGACGGCTGGCAGGCCATCGACGCCGCCGAGCGGACCCGTGGGGCCGGCGAAGGCCGCGTGCGCAGCAAGATCGTCGATCCGGCGGAAGCCTCCGCGGTGGCGTCGCTCTCGGCCGCGGTGCCGGGCAGGGAAGGCCGGCGGCACGGGCTCGGGCGGGCTGGCTTCCGGCGGCTCCTCCGGCGGTGA
- a CDS encoding acetyl-CoA C-acetyltransferase: MAVLGGNRIPFARSDRKYAHASNQDMFTAALEGLVSRYNLQGERLGMVAGGAVLKHSRDFNLIRESVLGSHLSPYTPAFDLQQACGTGLQALIAVGDAIAAGRIEAGVGGGTDTTSDAPIGVGDDLREFLLELNRAKSMTDRIKLLGSARPGMLSLEIPRNGEPRTGLSMGDHQAITAREFGITREAQDELAAQSHQRMAAAYDRGFFDDLVTPFLGLTRDDNLRPDSSVEKLAKLTPVFGAKGPHADEATMTAGNSTPLTDGASTALLASEDWAAERGLEPLAYIVDSETAAVDFVHGHDGRTPDGLLMAPTYAVPRLLERNGLTLDDFDFFEIHEAFASQVLCTLAAWESEEYCTQRLGLAGAFGALDRSKLNVNGSSLAAGHPFAATGARIVATLAKMLAEKSRQDERPARGLISICAAGGQGVTMILEG, from the coding sequence GTGGCGGTCCTGGGCGGCAACCGCATCCCGTTCGCCCGCTCGGACCGCAAGTATGCGCACGCGTCCAACCAGGACATGTTCACCGCGGCGCTCGAGGGGCTGGTCAGCCGCTACAACCTGCAGGGCGAGCGCCTGGGCATGGTCGCGGGCGGCGCGGTGCTCAAGCACAGCCGCGACTTCAACCTGATCCGCGAATCCGTGCTGGGCAGCCACCTGAGCCCCTACACCCCGGCGTTCGACCTGCAGCAGGCGTGCGGCACCGGCCTCCAGGCGCTCATCGCGGTGGGCGACGCCATTGCGGCCGGCCGCATCGAGGCCGGCGTCGGCGGCGGCACGGACACCACCTCCGACGCGCCCATCGGCGTGGGCGACGACCTGCGCGAGTTCCTGCTGGAGCTCAACAGGGCCAAGTCCATGACCGACCGCATCAAGCTGCTGGGCAGCGCGCGTCCCGGGATGCTGAGCCTGGAGATCCCGCGCAACGGCGAGCCGCGCACCGGCCTGTCGATGGGCGACCACCAGGCCATCACCGCCCGCGAGTTCGGCATCACCCGCGAGGCGCAGGACGAGCTGGCAGCGCAGAGCCACCAGCGCATGGCGGCGGCCTACGACCGCGGATTCTTCGACGACCTGGTCACCCCGTTCCTGGGATTGACCCGCGACGACAACCTGCGGCCCGACTCGAGCGTGGAGAAGCTGGCCAAGCTCACGCCGGTCTTCGGTGCCAAGGGCCCGCACGCCGACGAAGCGACGATGACCGCCGGCAACTCGACGCCCCTGACCGACGGCGCGTCCACCGCCCTGCTGGCCAGCGAGGACTGGGCCGCGGAGCGGGGGCTCGAGCCGCTGGCCTACATCGTCGACTCCGAGACCGCCGCGGTCGATTTCGTGCACGGCCACGACGGCCGCACGCCCGACGGACTGCTCATGGCGCCCACCTACGCGGTGCCGCGGCTGCTCGAGCGCAACGGGCTCACCCTCGACGACTTCGACTTCTTCGAGATCCACGAGGCGTTCGCGTCGCAGGTGCTGTGCACCCTCGCCGCCTGGGAGTCCGAGGAGTACTGCACGCAGCGGCTGGGGCTGGCGGGAGCGTTCGGCGCACTCGACCGGTCGAAGCTCAACGTCAACGGCTCGTCGCTGGCGGCGGGGCACCCGTTCGCGGCCACCGGTGCGCGCATCGTCGCGACGCTGGCGAAGATGCTCGCCGAGAAGTCCCGGCAGGACGAGCGGCCCGCCCGCGGCCTCATCTCCATCTGCGCGGCCGGCGGCCAGGGCGTGACGATGATCCTGGAGGGCTGA
- a CDS encoding isochorismate synthase, with protein sequence MAAGFLLSGPGGTVSAAGRARAFDDARAAAAALRSGAAAMVVGALPFDPETPAALTVPESITRSSGTWVPHPDAPRLIPDALGVRVTGYVPSAEEHLARIGRLLHRVDNGELDKVVAARAVLLEADGPISRTALLARLVAGDPAGNGFTVDLTPAGGRYAGRALVGASPETLVRRRGRRVECRPLAGTAARTRGTALADGAPQACGPDGDPAARALLDSGKNLREHAFVVDWIRGALAPLCSELTVPPTPTLHSTPHLWHLGTEISGTLADPSTSALDLALALHPTPAVCGTPTDRALAAIRETEEPRGFYAGAAGWCDSDGDGEWVVAIRCAELAPDRRSALAHAGGGIVTGSRADDELAETDAKLRTLRRALGA encoded by the coding sequence ATCGCGGCGGGCTTCCTGCTCTCCGGCCCGGGCGGGACGGTGTCGGCCGCCGGCCGCGCCCGCGCGTTCGACGACGCCCGCGCCGCTGCGGCGGCGCTCCGTTCGGGCGCCGCCGCCATGGTGGTGGGCGCGCTGCCGTTCGACCCCGAGACCCCCGCCGCGCTCACCGTCCCCGAGTCCATCACCCGGTCGTCCGGCACGTGGGTGCCGCATCCCGACGCGCCGCGGCTGATCCCCGACGCCCTCGGCGTGCGCGTGACCGGGTACGTGCCCAGCGCCGAGGAGCACCTGGCACGCATCGGACGCCTGCTGCACCGCGTCGATAACGGCGAGCTGGACAAGGTCGTCGCCGCCCGCGCAGTGCTGCTGGAGGCCGACGGCCCCATCTCGCGCACCGCGCTGCTCGCCCGCCTGGTGGCCGGCGACCCCGCGGGCAACGGGTTCACCGTCGACCTGACCCCCGCCGGAGGACGCTACGCCGGGCGGGCGCTGGTCGGCGCCAGCCCGGAGACCCTCGTGCGGCGGCGCGGGCGGCGTGTCGAGTGCCGCCCGCTGGCGGGCACGGCCGCGCGGACGCGCGGAACAGCGCTGGCAGACGGTGCGCCGCAAGCCTGCGGCCCCGACGGCGACCCGGCCGCACGCGCGCTGCTGGACTCCGGGAAGAACCTGCGCGAGCACGCCTTCGTCGTCGACTGGATCCGCGGCGCCCTGGCGCCGCTGTGCAGCGAGCTCACCGTGCCGCCCACGCCGACGCTGCACTCGACGCCGCACCTGTGGCACCTGGGCACCGAGATCTCCGGCACCCTCGCCGACCCGTCCACCAGCGCCCTGGACCTGGCGCTGGCTCTGCATCCCACCCCCGCGGTGTGCGGGACGCCCACCGACCGCGCGCTGGCCGCGATCCGCGAGACCGAGGAACCCCGCGGCTTCTACGCGGGGGCGGCGGGCTGGTGCGACTCCGACGGCGACGGTGAATGGGTGGTGGCGATCCGCTGCGCCGAACTCGCGCCGGACCGGCGCAGCGCGCTGGCGCACGCGGGCGGCGGGATCGTGACCGGGTCGCGGGCCGACGACGAACTGGCCGAGACCGACGCCAAGCTGCGCACGCTCCGCCGGGCGTTGGGAGCGTGA